ATGGTGGTCATGCCTCTGATGGTGATTCCCCTCCTCATGACAACTGCCATAAAACTAACACAGTCACAAGTAGAAAAGGCAAAGGATAAGGAGTTGAGAGTAGCTGTCATTGGTGAGACAGCAGCGCCCGAGTTGTTTGAAAGATTATCTAAAGAGGAGAATTTCTTTCTTGTCACCATGACAAATGCAGACAGTGCCCGTGCAATGACGGCCGAACAGACGCTGGATGGCGTTGTCATCATTCCTCAGCATTTCTCTGAGTTTGTAGAAGGAGACAAGCAGGCTACGATTCGGCTTATCTTCAAGTCATCGGAGTCGCTCAATGCTGCGCGCCGTAGGATTGAAGCTATTATTGATCAGTACGACCGAGAGATTGTTAATGAAAGAATTGGTCGGTTGCAACTCGATGAGACCATTTTCGATGCAATTGCAATTGAAAGAGAGGATGTGGCATCCACTGAAGAACGATTCGCTGAAGTTGCGGGCGGATACTTACCATACATATTTATTATTTTTGGGTTTATGGGATCTATATACCCCGCATTGGATTTGGGTGTAGGGGAAAAGGAGAGAGGTACCCTTGAGACAATTCTATCTTCGCCGGCCAGCAGGTTTGATATTGTAATGGGGAAATTTATTGTGATTGTACTTTTCAGTATCTCCACGGCCCTCCTTGCCCTTTTTGGAGTATTGTTCATGGTATATCTTCTCCCAAAGACTGAAATGGATGTAGCAGGAGTGGTAATGGATATGATGGGTCCTAGATCAATATTTCTCATCATGAGTATGGTGCTGCCTGTAGCCGCATTTTTCGCCGCTGTGAGCCTGGCTATTTCCGTCTTTGCCAAATCCTTTAAAGAGGCCCAGAGTATGATAGCACCTCTAAACATTATCATTATCTTACCGGCAATGGTGGGTATGCTTCCCGGATTCAAGCTGGGGTTTGTTACAGCGGCCATACCTATCCTTAATCTTTCCTTGGCAACAAAAGCTATTTTGGGCGGGAAGGCAAATCCAATACTTATTGCCGAGGTGTATCTTTCTCTCTTTTTGTTGGCTGGTGTTGCAATTTATGGATGTGTGAAATGGTTCAACCGAGAAGAGACATTGTTCAGGTCATAATATTTTTTCAAAGTTTGATTATGGGTAGAGTGTTATGAAAAATAAAAAAACATTCTTTGGCTTTCAGATATCCAATTTTGGATCCTATATACTTCCTTTAGTTTCATTCTTCTTGTTCGGGGGTTGTAATAACGAAGTTTCTCTCAAGCTCGAATTTGGTAAAATGGCTCTTATACCGGCTGGAACTTTTGTTATGGGTGGCAACAGCAACCAGTCCGGCCCGGATGAATTCCCACGTCATAAAGTACAGGTGGACAGCTTTTATATGGATGTACATGAAGTAACAAATAGGCAGTTCAAAGGATTTGTTGAAAATACAGGCTATATCACGATTGCTGAGAGAGAAATTGATTGGGAAGATATGAAAAAAGATCTGCCAAATGGTACGCCAAAGCCATCAGACGAAATTTTTAAACCTGGATCTGTCGTTTTCAAAGCCACAAATGAGCCTGTGCCACTCAATGATGAGACGCAATGGTGGGAATGGAAAATCGGCGCCAATTGGAAACAGCCAGAAGGACCTGGCAGTAGCATAAAGGATAAGATGGACCACCCAGTAGTACATGTGGCCTGGGATGATGCTGTGGCATATGCCCAGTGGGCCGGAAAGAGGCTTCCTACAGAAGCCGAATGGGAATGGGCCGCCTATGGCGGATTAGACAATCCCATTTATCCATGGGGAGACACACCTGCATCTAAATCTGTATCTAAAGCCAATTTTTGGCAGGGGCAGTTCCCCTATAAGAACTCCTCTAAAGATGGTTTTTATGGCAGTGCTCCGGTCATGTCCTACATTCCAAACGGTTATGGATTGCATGATATGGCCGGCAACGTATGGGAGTGGTGCGCCGATTTGTATCATTATGAGTCCTACCTGATGGATTCAAGAAATGATGTATGTATTAATCCAACAGGACCAGAAGCATCACTTGACCCCAGAGAGCCATTTGCGACAAAACGTGTGATGCGGGGTGGTTCTTTTTTATGTAATGACAGCTACTGTAGTGGTTATCGTGTCTCCAGGCGTATGAGTTCCAGTCAGGATACAGGTCTGAACCACACTGGATTTCGGTGTGTTAAATCAGCTGGTTAATATGAAGAAAGCTTACCGATCATCAATTCTTCTACTGGCTTTGACTTTACTGGTAGGGATTGCTGAAGGCAATAAGGGTTACTCGCCGGATGACGCGAGAATGACATGGTGGCGGGAAGCCCGATTCGGCATGTTCATTCACTGGGGGCTCTACTCTATTCCAGCTGGGGAATGGAAAGGCGAGACCAATCACGCCGAGTGGATCCGTACAACCGCTCAAATACCTATTGATGAATACGACAAGTTCGTTCAGGAGTTTAACCCCATAAAATTCGATGCGGACGAATGGGTTCGCATGGCTAAAGATGCTGGCATGAAATACATCGTTATTACGTCTAAGCATCATGATGGGTTTAGTCTGTTCGATTCTCGCTATACAGATTTCGACATCATGTCTACACCCTTTAAACGGGACATCATGGACGAACTCGCTAATGCCTGTCGTAAATATGGGTTAAAGATATGCTGGTACCATTCCATTATGGACTGGCATCATCCGGATTACCTTCCCCGCCGTGGTTGGGAAAGTCGTACAACAGAGGGTGCCGATTTTAGCCGATATATATCTCACATGAAAAAACAGCTTAAGGAGTTGATCCAAAATTATGGTGATATTGGGGTACTCTGGTTTGATGGTGAATGGGAGGAGACATGGAACCACGAATACGGTCAGGATCTATACGATTATGTGCGGGATCTTCAACCCTCAATTGTTATCAACAATAGAGTTGATTCTGGCCGTTCTGGTATGCAAGGGTTAACGAAAGAGGGAAATTATGCCGGTGATTTTGGTACCCCAGAACAAGAAATTCCACCCACAGGTCTTCCTGGTATTGACTGGGAAACCTGCATGACAATGAACGATCATTGGGGCTACAATAAGCACAACAATAACTGGAAATCCAGCAAGGATCTGATCCAAAAGTTGGCAGATATCGCTTCGAAGGGGGGCAACTTTTTACTCAATGTCGGGCCTACTGCTGAAGGTCTTTTTCCCCAATCTAGTATTAATCGTCTTGCGGCCATGGGCCAATGGATGAAAATTAACGGTGAATCGATTTATGGGACCCAGGCCAGCCCTTTCAAACATTTATCTTGGGGGCGGTGCACCCAAAAAGCAGTCAAAGGAGGAACGCGTTTGTATCTTCACGTGTTTTCCTGGCCGGAGAATGGCCGCTTGGTGATTCCCGGCATATATAATCAGCCTGGTCAGGCCTTTCTACTATCCGATCCAACCGTAGAATTGGATGCTTTCCGCAAAGAAGATGCTATTGTAATCAATGTGCCTCAAAAAGTGCCCGATCCAATCAATAGTGTTGTCGCCATAGATATTGCCGGCAAACCAGATGTGAATGATCCGCCTATTATTTCAGCTGAACATGATATTTTTATAAATGAAATGGATATCTCTATTGTCTCACCAAGGGAGAATATTACAATTCACTATACATTAGATGGCAGTACGCCCAGTATTAAATCCCCCATCGTTGATGGACCCATTAGTTTGACAAAAACATCACAGGTATCAGCCCGACTGTTTCGGAACGGGGAACCGGTTAGCGGAAGCACTCAGGCTAATTATACAAAAGTTGTTCCCAATCCCGGTGTGGATTTACACGGCATTACCCAAGGATTACAGTATGGTTATTATGAAGGGTCTTGGGATCAACTTCCTGATTTTAATGAGCTTGAGGTTGTAGCAACAGGTTTTATCCCTAATTTTGATATATCTCCCAGGAAGCAAAATGATTACTTTGGATTTTGGTTCGAGGGATTTGTTCTTCTGCCTGAAGATGGTATTTATTCATTTTTCACAGATTCTGATGATGGCAGTCGTCTATATATCGGTAGTGGCCTGGTTGTGGAAAATGACGGTCTTCATGGAATAAACGAGGAAACAGGATCCATTGCTTTAAGTGCAGGATATCATCCCATTCGTGTCACTTTTTTTGAGAAAACTGGCGCGAATCAACTAAAAATTTCCTATAGAGGTCCGAACATGGTGAAACAGGTGATTTCTGAGAAAGTCTTAGTTCGCGAAAAGAAAAGTTAACTTAGGCTCCAACTGAAATCCCAGTCCAGACTCACGCTTCTATTCACCGGATTTTTCTTTCTCGCATCATGCGGAAAAGTGAAGGATCGGCCTCCAAATATTGTCATTATTTTTTCCGATGATCAGGGTTATGCAGACATAGGTGTATATGGAGCACAGGGCTTTCAAACGCCCAATTTAGATCGTCTAGCCAGTGAGGGAATTCGTTTTACGGATTTTCAGGTTTCTCAAGCTGTGTGCAGTGCCTCTCGTGCCTCACTCTTAACAGGATGTTATGCCCAAAGAGTGGGAGTTCAAGGCGCCTACAATCATACTGCCCGTGTCGGCCTGAATCCTGCGGAAGAGACTATTGCTGAAATTCTGAAATCCATAGGATATGTTACAGGGATATTTGGCAAATGGCATTTGGGTCATCATAAGAAATTTTTACCATTGCAGCAGGGTTTTGATGAATATCTAGGCATTCCCTATTCCAACGATATGTGGCCTGTAGACTATAACGGTTCATCTGTGAGCAGTACCGATCATTTTAAAAGCTTTTACCCACAGTTACCACTTATTGAAGATAATGAAAAGATTGAGGAGATTCGCACATTAGCCGACCAAGACCAGTTAACTACCCGTTATACGGAGCGGGCGGTTGATTTTATTAAAAGAAATAGAGATACCCCTTTCTTTCTCTATTTACCACATTCCATGCCCCACGTTCCTCTGGGTGTTTCAGATAAATTTAGAAGTAAAAGCGAGCAGGGCATGTATGGGGATGTGATCATGGAAATCGATTGGTCATTAGGTGAAATTCTTAATGCGCTGTCAGACAATGATCTGGATGACAATACACTGGTCATTTTTACCAGTGATAATGGACCCTGGCTTAATTATGGTAATCATGCTGGGTCCGCATTTCCGCTTCGTGAAGGTAAAGGGACTATGTGGGAGGGTGGATCAAGGGTACCATGTATTATGCGCTGGCCCGGTCGTATTCCTGCAGGTTCTGTTTCTCATCAGCTAGCTGCGACGATTGATATTTTGCCTACAATTGCATCCATTACTGGTGCAGCTTTGCCTGCAAGACCCATAGATGGAGTGAATATTCAATCGATTCTCGAGGGTGATACTTGTGCTACTCCCCGAAAGGAATATTATTACTATTATGGGGGTGAACTCATTGCTGTAAGGCAGGGTAAAATGAAACTCTTTTTCCCCCACTCATATCGATCTTATGAGGGTATTGAACCGGGACAGGGTGGTTACCCCGGCATTTACAAAGGTGTTTTAGGAAAATATGCAGTAGGTAAGAGCAAACTTGAATTATATGATCTTGATAATGATATGTCTGAGTTAGAAGATGTCTCGGGAATGTATCCTGACGTTGTTAAAACATTACAGGTATTGGGTCAGAAAGCGCGTGAAGAATTGGGAGATAAACTTACC
Above is a genomic segment from Candidatus Neomarinimicrobiota bacterium containing:
- a CDS encoding ABC transporter permease → MGWFIILVKELTDMLRDRRTIFMMVVMPLMVIPLLMTTAIKLTQSQVEKAKDKELRVAVIGETAAPELFERLSKEENFFLVTMTNADSARAMTAEQTLDGVVIIPQHFSEFVEGDKQATIRLIFKSSESLNAARRRIEAIIDQYDREIVNERIGRLQLDETIFDAIAIEREDVASTEERFAEVAGGYLPYIFIIFGFMGSIYPALDLGVGEKERGTLETILSSPASRFDIVMGKFIVIVLFSISTALLALFGVLFMVYLLPKTEMDVAGVVMDMMGPRSIFLIMSMVLPVAAFFAAVSLAISVFAKSFKEAQSMIAPLNIIIILPAMVGMLPGFKLGFVTAAIPILNLSLATKAILGGKANPILIAEVYLSLFLLAGVAIYGCVKWFNREETLFRS
- a CDS encoding formylglycine-generating enzyme family protein is translated as MKNKKTFFGFQISNFGSYILPLVSFFLFGGCNNEVSLKLEFGKMALIPAGTFVMGGNSNQSGPDEFPRHKVQVDSFYMDVHEVTNRQFKGFVENTGYITIAEREIDWEDMKKDLPNGTPKPSDEIFKPGSVVFKATNEPVPLNDETQWWEWKIGANWKQPEGPGSSIKDKMDHPVVHVAWDDAVAYAQWAGKRLPTEAEWEWAAYGGLDNPIYPWGDTPASKSVSKANFWQGQFPYKNSSKDGFYGSAPVMSYIPNGYGLHDMAGNVWEWCADLYHYESYLMDSRNDVCINPTGPEASLDPREPFATKRVMRGGSFLCNDSYCSGYRVSRRMSSSQDTGLNHTGFRCVKSAG